In a single window of the Patagioenas fasciata isolate bPatFas1 chromosome 22, bPatFas1.hap1, whole genome shotgun sequence genome:
- the HDAC5 gene encoding histone deacetylase 5 isoform X4 has translation MDPQSDTGPEGPAEPPGERRGPGLDAAARERQLQRELLALKQQQQLQKQLLFAEFQKQHEHLTRQHEVQLQKHLKQQQEALAARRQQELEQQRQRERQELEQQQRLEQLHALRSKDRSRESAIASTEVKLKLQEFLLSKTKEPGTGPPNHSLPQHPKCWAHHTSLDQSSPPQTGSPGTPPSYKLPLLGTYDGRDDFPLRKTASEPNLKVRSRLKQKVAERRSSPLLRRKDGTVISTFKKRAIEITVSSLCSSAPGSGPSSPNSSHGAIAENGLTGSVPNIPAEQLLPQPLALDGSGQLSLYTSPSLPNISLGLQATVTVTNSHLSASPKLSPQAEAERPAVATLRPGATLTGKFLSTSSIPGCLLGVALDGDPPAGPASLLQHVLLLEQARQQSTLIAVPLHGQSPLVTGERVGSARTVTKLPRHRPLSRTQSSPLPQSPQALPHGALPHGALQHHFLDKQQVSLGKAGELARQPPTHPEETEEELTEQQSPPPGDGVPPLAPPDTGDPPERPQDPGGRGEPLEPGDSGDEAPDVAELGVTYKQVFPEAPLQLFPGPPLGVLALPHPALARTQSSPASAGVKPPAPSGPPQHLFTTGVVYDTFMLKHQCTCGNTNVHPEHAGRIQSIWSRLQETGLLGKCERVRGRKATLEEIQTVHSEHHALLYGTSPLNRQKLDSKKLLGPIGQKTYAVLPCGGIGVDSDTVWNEMHSSSAVRMAVGCLLELAFKVAAGDIKNGFAVIRPPGHHAEESTAMGFCFFNSVAISAKLLQQKLSVGRILIVDWDIHHGNGTQQAFYSDPGVLYVSLHRYDDGNFFPGSGAPEEVGSGMGVGYNVNIAWTGGVDPPIGDVEYLTAFRTVVMPIATEFSPDVVLVSAGFDAVEGHLSPLGGYSVTAKCFGHLTKQLMTLAGGRVVLALEGGHDLTAICDASEACVSALLGLELEPLDPSLLQQKPNANAVATLEKVIEIQSRHWASLRGCAGAVGRSLREVQAGETAEAETVTAMALLSVGAEQGGCGPRPRPVEEPTEPVEPMEPVEPIEAMEPMEAMEAEPVP, from the exons ATGGACCCCCAGAGTGACACAG GGCCGGAGGGGCCGGCGGAGCCccccggggagcggcggggcccgggGTTGGACGCGGCGGCGCGGGAGCGgcagctgcagcgggagctcctggcgctcaagcagcagcagcagctccagaagCAGCTGCTCTTCGCCGAGTTCCAGAAGCAGCATGAGCACCTCACCCGCCAGCACGAGGTCCAGCTCCAGAAGCACCTCAAG cagcagcaggaggcgcTGGCCGCGCgccggcagcaggagctggagcagcagcggcagcgggagcggcaggagctggagcagcagcagcgcctgGAGCAGCTGCACGCGCTGCGCAGCAAGGACAGGAGCCGCGAGa gtgccATCGCCAGCACCGAGGTGAAGCTGAAGCTGCAGGAGTTTCTGCTCAGCAAGACGAAGGAGCCGGGCACCGGCCCGCCCAACCATTccctcccccagcaccccaaatgtTG GGCTCACCACACCTCGTTGGACCAGAGTTCCCCGCCCCAGACTGGCAGCCCCGGGACTCCCCCCTCCTAcaaactccccctcctcggcacCTACGACGGCCGGGACGATTTCCCGCTGCGCAAAACCG CCTCCGAGCCCAACCTGAAGGTGCGGTCGCGGTTGAAGCAGAAGGTGGCGGAGCGCAGGAGCAGCCCGCTGCTGCGCAGGAAGGACGGCACCGTCATCAGCACCTTCAAGAAGCGCGCGATTGAGATCACGG TGTCCTCGCTCTGCAGCAGCGCCCCCGGCTCCGGGCCCAGCTCCCCCAACAGCTCCCACGGCGCCATTGCCGAGAACGGCCTCACCGGCTCCGTGCCCAACATCCCCGCCGAG CAGCTCCTGCCGCAGCCCTTGGCGCTGGACGGCTCCGGCCAGCTCAGCCTCTACACGTCCCCGTCGCTGCCCAACATCTCGCTGGGGCTCCAGGCCACCGTCACCGTCACCAACTCCCACCTCAGC GCGTCCCCCAAGCTGTCCCCGCAGGCGGAGGCCGAGCGCCCGGCGGTGGCCACTCTGCGCCCCGGGGCCACCCTCACCGGCAAGTTCCTGAGCACATCGTCCATCCCGGGCTGCCTGCTGGGGGTGGCGCTGGACGGGGacccccccgccggccccgcgtCCCTGCTGCAGCACGTCCTGCTGCTGGAGCAAGCGCGCCAGCAGAGCACCCTCATCGCCG TGCCGCTGCACGGGCAGTCGCCGCTGGTGACCGGGGAGCGCGTGGGGAGCGCGCGGACGGTGACGAAGCTGCCGCGGCACCGGCCCCTGAGCCGCACGCAGTCGTCTCCgctgccccagagcccccaggccCTGCCCCACGGCGCCCTGCCCCACGGCGCCCTCCAGCACCACTTCCTCGACAAGCAGCAGGTGTCGCTGGGCAAG GCGGGGGAGCTGGCGCGGCAGCCCCCCACCCACCCCGAGGAGACGGAGGAGGAGCTGACGGAGCAGCAGTCTCCCCCCCCGGGTGATGGGGTCCCCCCACTCGCCCCCCCGGACACCGGGGACCCCCCGGAGCGCCCGCAGGACCCTGGGGGCCGTGGGGAGCCCCTCGAGCCGGGTGACAGCGGGGACGAGGCCCCTGACGTGGCCGAGCTGGGCGTCACCTACAAGCAG GTGTTCCCCGAGGCGCCGCTGCAGCTCTTCCCCGGCCCCCCCCTGGGCGTCCTGGCGCTGCCGCACCCGGCGCTCGCCCGCACCCAGTCGTCCCCGGCCAGCGCCGGCGTGAAGCCCCCCGCGCCCAGCGGGCCCCCCCAGCACCTCTTCACCACAG GCGTGGTGTACGACACCTTCATGCTGAAGCACCAGTGCACCTGCGGCAACACCAACGTCCACCCCGAGCACGCCGGCCGCATCCAGAGCATCTGGTCGCGCCTACAGGAGACCGGGCTCCTCGGCAAGTGCGAG CGCGTCCGGGGCAGGAAGGCGACGCTGGAGGAGATCCAGACGGTGCACTCGGAGCACCACGCGCTGCTCTACGGCACCAGCCCCCTCAACCGCCAGAAGCTCGACAGCAAGAAGCTCCTGG GTCCCATCGGCCAGAAGACGTACGCCGTGCTGCCCTGCGGGGGCATCGGG GTGGACAGTGACACGGTGTGGAACGAGATGCACTCGTCCAGCGCGGTGCGCATGGCCGTGGGCTGCCTGCTGGAGCTCGCCTTCAAGGTGGCGGCTGGGGACATCAAG AACGGCTTTGCCGTCATCCGCCCCCCGGGGCACCACGCGGAGGAGTCCACGGCCAT GGGCTTTTGCTTTTTCAACTCGGTGGCCATCTCGGCCAAACTGCTCCAGCAGAAGCTCAGCGTGGGCCGGATCCTCATCGTGGACTGG GACATCCACCACGGGAACGGGACCCAACAAGCCTTCTACAGCGACCCCGGCGTCCTCTACGTCTCCCTGCACCGCTACGACGACGGCAACTTCTTCCCGGGCAGCGGGGCGCCCGAGGAG GTGGGCAGCGGGATGGGAGTGGGCTACAACGTCAACATCGCCTGGACCGGCGGCGTGGACCCCCCCATCGGGGACGTGGAGTATCTGACCGCGTTCAG GACCGTGGTGATGCCCATCGCAACCGAGTTCTCCCCGGACGTGGTGCTGGTCTCGGCCGGATTTGACGCTGTTGAAGGTCACTTGTCACCGCTCGGCGGCTACTCTGTCACCGCCAAAT GCTTTGGCCACCTGACGAAGCAGCTGATGACGCTGGCGGGGGGCCGCGTGGTGCTGGCGCTGGAGGGCGGGCACGACCTGACGGCCATCTGCGACGCCTCGGAGGCCTGCGTGTCCGCGCTGCTGGGCCTGGAG CTGGAGCCCCTGGACCCGTCCCTCCTGCAGCAGAAGCCCAACGCCAACGCAGTGGCCACGCTGGAGAAGGTCATCGAGATCCAGA GCCGGCACTGGGCTTCGCTGCGGGGCTGCGCGGGCGCCGTGGGCCGCTCGCTGcgggaggtgcaggcaggggagaCGGCGGAGGCCGAGACCGTGACGGCCATGGCGCTGCTGTCGGTGGGCGCCGAGCAGGGGGGCTGCGGCCCCCGGCCCAG GCCGGTGGAGGAGCCCACGGAGCCCGTGGAGCCCATGGAGCCCGTGGAGCCCATAGAGGCCATGGAGCCCATGGAGGCCATGGAGGCCGAGCCTGTGCCATGA
- the HDAC5 gene encoding histone deacetylase 5 isoform X1, translated as MLLSGRAGPRCKDGGAAGRARGDGAGTGARAGLPGGAGTAPALTASPHGPPPHHCHPPATMDPQSDTGPEGPAEPPGERRGPGLDAAARERQLQRELLALKQQQQLQKQLLFAEFQKQHEHLTRQHEVQLQKHLKQQQEALAARRQQELEQQRQRERQELEQQQRLEQLHALRSKDRSRESAIASTEVKLKLQEFLLSKTKEPGTGPPNHSLPQHPKCWAHHTSLDQSSPPQTGSPGTPPSYKLPLLGTYDGRDDFPLRKTASEPNLKVRSRLKQKVAERRSSPLLRRKDGTVISTFKKRAIEITVSSLCSSAPGSGPSSPNSSHGAIAENGLTGSVPNIPAEQLLPQPLALDGSGQLSLYTSPSLPNISLGLQATVTVTNSHLSASPKLSPQAEAERPAVATLRPGATLTGKFLSTSSIPGCLLGVALDGDPPAGPASLLQHVLLLEQARQQSTLIAVPLHGQSPLVTGERVGSARTVTKLPRHRPLSRTQSSPLPQSPQALPHGALPHGALQHHFLDKQQVSLGKLLPKAGELARQPPTHPEETEEELTEQQSPPPGDGVPPLAPPDTGDPPERPQDPGGRGEPLEPGDSGDEAPDVAELGVTYKQVFPEAPLQLFPGPPLGVLALPHPALARTQSSPASAGVKPPAPSGPPQHLFTTGVVYDTFMLKHQCTCGNTNVHPEHAGRIQSIWSRLQETGLLGKCERVRGRKATLEEIQTVHSEHHALLYGTSPLNRQKLDSKKLLGPIGQKTYAVLPCGGIGVDSDTVWNEMHSSSAVRMAVGCLLELAFKVAAGDIKNGFAVIRPPGHHAEESTAMGFCFFNSVAISAKLLQQKLSVGRILIVDWDIHHGNGTQQAFYSDPGVLYVSLHRYDDGNFFPGSGAPEEVGSGMGVGYNVNIAWTGGVDPPIGDVEYLTAFRTVVMPIATEFSPDVVLVSAGFDAVEGHLSPLGGYSVTAKCFGHLTKQLMTLAGGRVVLALEGGHDLTAICDASEACVSALLGLELEPLDPSLLQQKPNANAVATLEKVIEIQSRHWASLRGCAGAVGRSLREVQAGETAEAETVTAMALLSVGAEQGGCGPRPRPVEEPTEPVEPMEPVEPIEAMEPMEAMEAEPVP; from the exons ATGTTGTTGTCGGGGCGGGCGGGGCCCCGCTGCAAAGATGGAGGGGCGGCGGGGCGCGCGCGGGGCGATGGGGCCGGGACCGGGGCCCGCGCAG GGCTCCCCGGCGGCGCAGGCACAGCCCCGGCGCTGACAGCCTCTCCGCACGGCCCCCCCCCGCACCACTGTCACCCGCCGGCCACCATGGACCCCCAGAGTGACACAG GGCCGGAGGGGCCGGCGGAGCCccccggggagcggcggggcccgggGTTGGACGCGGCGGCGCGGGAGCGgcagctgcagcgggagctcctggcgctcaagcagcagcagcagctccagaagCAGCTGCTCTTCGCCGAGTTCCAGAAGCAGCATGAGCACCTCACCCGCCAGCACGAGGTCCAGCTCCAGAAGCACCTCAAG cagcagcaggaggcgcTGGCCGCGCgccggcagcaggagctggagcagcagcggcagcgggagcggcaggagctggagcagcagcagcgcctgGAGCAGCTGCACGCGCTGCGCAGCAAGGACAGGAGCCGCGAGa gtgccATCGCCAGCACCGAGGTGAAGCTGAAGCTGCAGGAGTTTCTGCTCAGCAAGACGAAGGAGCCGGGCACCGGCCCGCCCAACCATTccctcccccagcaccccaaatgtTG GGCTCACCACACCTCGTTGGACCAGAGTTCCCCGCCCCAGACTGGCAGCCCCGGGACTCCCCCCTCCTAcaaactccccctcctcggcacCTACGACGGCCGGGACGATTTCCCGCTGCGCAAAACCG CCTCCGAGCCCAACCTGAAGGTGCGGTCGCGGTTGAAGCAGAAGGTGGCGGAGCGCAGGAGCAGCCCGCTGCTGCGCAGGAAGGACGGCACCGTCATCAGCACCTTCAAGAAGCGCGCGATTGAGATCACGG TGTCCTCGCTCTGCAGCAGCGCCCCCGGCTCCGGGCCCAGCTCCCCCAACAGCTCCCACGGCGCCATTGCCGAGAACGGCCTCACCGGCTCCGTGCCCAACATCCCCGCCGAG CAGCTCCTGCCGCAGCCCTTGGCGCTGGACGGCTCCGGCCAGCTCAGCCTCTACACGTCCCCGTCGCTGCCCAACATCTCGCTGGGGCTCCAGGCCACCGTCACCGTCACCAACTCCCACCTCAGC GCGTCCCCCAAGCTGTCCCCGCAGGCGGAGGCCGAGCGCCCGGCGGTGGCCACTCTGCGCCCCGGGGCCACCCTCACCGGCAAGTTCCTGAGCACATCGTCCATCCCGGGCTGCCTGCTGGGGGTGGCGCTGGACGGGGacccccccgccggccccgcgtCCCTGCTGCAGCACGTCCTGCTGCTGGAGCAAGCGCGCCAGCAGAGCACCCTCATCGCCG TGCCGCTGCACGGGCAGTCGCCGCTGGTGACCGGGGAGCGCGTGGGGAGCGCGCGGACGGTGACGAAGCTGCCGCGGCACCGGCCCCTGAGCCGCACGCAGTCGTCTCCgctgccccagagcccccaggccCTGCCCCACGGCGCCCTGCCCCACGGCGCCCTCCAGCACCACTTCCTCGACAAGCAGCAGGTGTCGCTGGGCAAG ctgctccccaagGCGGGGGAGCTGGCGCGGCAGCCCCCCACCCACCCCGAGGAGACGGAGGAGGAGCTGACGGAGCAGCAGTCTCCCCCCCCGGGTGATGGGGTCCCCCCACTCGCCCCCCCGGACACCGGGGACCCCCCGGAGCGCCCGCAGGACCCTGGGGGCCGTGGGGAGCCCCTCGAGCCGGGTGACAGCGGGGACGAGGCCCCTGACGTGGCCGAGCTGGGCGTCACCTACAAGCAG GTGTTCCCCGAGGCGCCGCTGCAGCTCTTCCCCGGCCCCCCCCTGGGCGTCCTGGCGCTGCCGCACCCGGCGCTCGCCCGCACCCAGTCGTCCCCGGCCAGCGCCGGCGTGAAGCCCCCCGCGCCCAGCGGGCCCCCCCAGCACCTCTTCACCACAG GCGTGGTGTACGACACCTTCATGCTGAAGCACCAGTGCACCTGCGGCAACACCAACGTCCACCCCGAGCACGCCGGCCGCATCCAGAGCATCTGGTCGCGCCTACAGGAGACCGGGCTCCTCGGCAAGTGCGAG CGCGTCCGGGGCAGGAAGGCGACGCTGGAGGAGATCCAGACGGTGCACTCGGAGCACCACGCGCTGCTCTACGGCACCAGCCCCCTCAACCGCCAGAAGCTCGACAGCAAGAAGCTCCTGG GTCCCATCGGCCAGAAGACGTACGCCGTGCTGCCCTGCGGGGGCATCGGG GTGGACAGTGACACGGTGTGGAACGAGATGCACTCGTCCAGCGCGGTGCGCATGGCCGTGGGCTGCCTGCTGGAGCTCGCCTTCAAGGTGGCGGCTGGGGACATCAAG AACGGCTTTGCCGTCATCCGCCCCCCGGGGCACCACGCGGAGGAGTCCACGGCCAT GGGCTTTTGCTTTTTCAACTCGGTGGCCATCTCGGCCAAACTGCTCCAGCAGAAGCTCAGCGTGGGCCGGATCCTCATCGTGGACTGG GACATCCACCACGGGAACGGGACCCAACAAGCCTTCTACAGCGACCCCGGCGTCCTCTACGTCTCCCTGCACCGCTACGACGACGGCAACTTCTTCCCGGGCAGCGGGGCGCCCGAGGAG GTGGGCAGCGGGATGGGAGTGGGCTACAACGTCAACATCGCCTGGACCGGCGGCGTGGACCCCCCCATCGGGGACGTGGAGTATCTGACCGCGTTCAG GACCGTGGTGATGCCCATCGCAACCGAGTTCTCCCCGGACGTGGTGCTGGTCTCGGCCGGATTTGACGCTGTTGAAGGTCACTTGTCACCGCTCGGCGGCTACTCTGTCACCGCCAAAT GCTTTGGCCACCTGACGAAGCAGCTGATGACGCTGGCGGGGGGCCGCGTGGTGCTGGCGCTGGAGGGCGGGCACGACCTGACGGCCATCTGCGACGCCTCGGAGGCCTGCGTGTCCGCGCTGCTGGGCCTGGAG CTGGAGCCCCTGGACCCGTCCCTCCTGCAGCAGAAGCCCAACGCCAACGCAGTGGCCACGCTGGAGAAGGTCATCGAGATCCAGA GCCGGCACTGGGCTTCGCTGCGGGGCTGCGCGGGCGCCGTGGGCCGCTCGCTGcgggaggtgcaggcaggggagaCGGCGGAGGCCGAGACCGTGACGGCCATGGCGCTGCTGTCGGTGGGCGCCGAGCAGGGGGGCTGCGGCCCCCGGCCCAG GCCGGTGGAGGAGCCCACGGAGCCCGTGGAGCCCATGGAGCCCGTGGAGCCCATAGAGGCCATGGAGCCCATGGAGGCCATGGAGGCCGAGCCTGTGCCATGA
- the HDAC5 gene encoding histone deacetylase 5 isoform X5: MDPQSDTGPEGPAEPPGERRGPGLDAAARERQLQRELLALKQQQQLQKQLLFAEFQKQHEHLTRQHEVQLQKHLKQQQEALAARRQQELEQQRQRERQELEQQQRLEQLHALRSKDRSRESAIASTEVKLKLQEFLLSKTKEPGTGPPNHSLPQHPKCWAHHTSLDQSSPPQTGSPGTPPSYKLPLLGTYDGRDDFPLRKTASEPNLKVRSRLKQKVAERRSSPLLRRKDGTVISTFKKRAIEITVSSLCSSAPGSGPSSPNSSHGAIAENGLTGSVPNIPAEQLLPQPLALDGSGQLSLYTSPSLPNISLGLQATVTVTNSHLSAEAERPAVATLRPGATLTGKFLSTSSIPGCLLGVALDGDPPAGPASLLQHVLLLEQARQQSTLIAVPLHGQSPLVTGERVGSARTVTKLPRHRPLSRTQSSPLPQSPQALPHGALPHGALQHHFLDKQQVSLGKLLPKAGELARQPPTHPEETEEELTEQQSPPPGDGVPPLAPPDTGDPPERPQDPGGRGEPLEPGDSGDEAPDVAELGVTYKQVFPEAPLQLFPGPPLGVLALPHPALARTQSSPASAGVKPPAPSGPPQHLFTTGVVYDTFMLKHQCTCGNTNVHPEHAGRIQSIWSRLQETGLLGKCERVRGRKATLEEIQTVHSEHHALLYGTSPLNRQKLDSKKLLGPIGQKTYAVLPCGGIGVDSDTVWNEMHSSSAVRMAVGCLLELAFKVAAGDIKNGFAVIRPPGHHAEESTAMGFCFFNSVAISAKLLQQKLSVGRILIVDWDIHHGNGTQQAFYSDPGVLYVSLHRYDDGNFFPGSGAPEEVGSGMGVGYNVNIAWTGGVDPPIGDVEYLTAFRTVVMPIATEFSPDVVLVSAGFDAVEGHLSPLGGYSVTAKCFGHLTKQLMTLAGGRVVLALEGGHDLTAICDASEACVSALLGLELEPLDPSLLQQKPNANAVATLEKVIEIQSRHWASLRGCAGAVGRSLREVQAGETAEAETVTAMALLSVGAEQGGCGPRPRPVEEPTEPVEPMEPVEPIEAMEPMEAMEAEPVP, encoded by the exons ATGGACCCCCAGAGTGACACAG GGCCGGAGGGGCCGGCGGAGCCccccggggagcggcggggcccgggGTTGGACGCGGCGGCGCGGGAGCGgcagctgcagcgggagctcctggcgctcaagcagcagcagcagctccagaagCAGCTGCTCTTCGCCGAGTTCCAGAAGCAGCATGAGCACCTCACCCGCCAGCACGAGGTCCAGCTCCAGAAGCACCTCAAG cagcagcaggaggcgcTGGCCGCGCgccggcagcaggagctggagcagcagcggcagcgggagcggcaggagctggagcagcagcagcgcctgGAGCAGCTGCACGCGCTGCGCAGCAAGGACAGGAGCCGCGAGa gtgccATCGCCAGCACCGAGGTGAAGCTGAAGCTGCAGGAGTTTCTGCTCAGCAAGACGAAGGAGCCGGGCACCGGCCCGCCCAACCATTccctcccccagcaccccaaatgtTG GGCTCACCACACCTCGTTGGACCAGAGTTCCCCGCCCCAGACTGGCAGCCCCGGGACTCCCCCCTCCTAcaaactccccctcctcggcacCTACGACGGCCGGGACGATTTCCCGCTGCGCAAAACCG CCTCCGAGCCCAACCTGAAGGTGCGGTCGCGGTTGAAGCAGAAGGTGGCGGAGCGCAGGAGCAGCCCGCTGCTGCGCAGGAAGGACGGCACCGTCATCAGCACCTTCAAGAAGCGCGCGATTGAGATCACGG TGTCCTCGCTCTGCAGCAGCGCCCCCGGCTCCGGGCCCAGCTCCCCCAACAGCTCCCACGGCGCCATTGCCGAGAACGGCCTCACCGGCTCCGTGCCCAACATCCCCGCCGAG CAGCTCCTGCCGCAGCCCTTGGCGCTGGACGGCTCCGGCCAGCTCAGCCTCTACACGTCCCCGTCGCTGCCCAACATCTCGCTGGGGCTCCAGGCCACCGTCACCGTCACCAACTCCCACCTCAGC GCGGAGGCCGAGCGCCCGGCGGTGGCCACTCTGCGCCCCGGGGCCACCCTCACCGGCAAGTTCCTGAGCACATCGTCCATCCCGGGCTGCCTGCTGGGGGTGGCGCTGGACGGGGacccccccgccggccccgcgtCCCTGCTGCAGCACGTCCTGCTGCTGGAGCAAGCGCGCCAGCAGAGCACCCTCATCGCCG TGCCGCTGCACGGGCAGTCGCCGCTGGTGACCGGGGAGCGCGTGGGGAGCGCGCGGACGGTGACGAAGCTGCCGCGGCACCGGCCCCTGAGCCGCACGCAGTCGTCTCCgctgccccagagcccccaggccCTGCCCCACGGCGCCCTGCCCCACGGCGCCCTCCAGCACCACTTCCTCGACAAGCAGCAGGTGTCGCTGGGCAAG ctgctccccaagGCGGGGGAGCTGGCGCGGCAGCCCCCCACCCACCCCGAGGAGACGGAGGAGGAGCTGACGGAGCAGCAGTCTCCCCCCCCGGGTGATGGGGTCCCCCCACTCGCCCCCCCGGACACCGGGGACCCCCCGGAGCGCCCGCAGGACCCTGGGGGCCGTGGGGAGCCCCTCGAGCCGGGTGACAGCGGGGACGAGGCCCCTGACGTGGCCGAGCTGGGCGTCACCTACAAGCAG GTGTTCCCCGAGGCGCCGCTGCAGCTCTTCCCCGGCCCCCCCCTGGGCGTCCTGGCGCTGCCGCACCCGGCGCTCGCCCGCACCCAGTCGTCCCCGGCCAGCGCCGGCGTGAAGCCCCCCGCGCCCAGCGGGCCCCCCCAGCACCTCTTCACCACAG GCGTGGTGTACGACACCTTCATGCTGAAGCACCAGTGCACCTGCGGCAACACCAACGTCCACCCCGAGCACGCCGGCCGCATCCAGAGCATCTGGTCGCGCCTACAGGAGACCGGGCTCCTCGGCAAGTGCGAG CGCGTCCGGGGCAGGAAGGCGACGCTGGAGGAGATCCAGACGGTGCACTCGGAGCACCACGCGCTGCTCTACGGCACCAGCCCCCTCAACCGCCAGAAGCTCGACAGCAAGAAGCTCCTGG GTCCCATCGGCCAGAAGACGTACGCCGTGCTGCCCTGCGGGGGCATCGGG GTGGACAGTGACACGGTGTGGAACGAGATGCACTCGTCCAGCGCGGTGCGCATGGCCGTGGGCTGCCTGCTGGAGCTCGCCTTCAAGGTGGCGGCTGGGGACATCAAG AACGGCTTTGCCGTCATCCGCCCCCCGGGGCACCACGCGGAGGAGTCCACGGCCAT GGGCTTTTGCTTTTTCAACTCGGTGGCCATCTCGGCCAAACTGCTCCAGCAGAAGCTCAGCGTGGGCCGGATCCTCATCGTGGACTGG GACATCCACCACGGGAACGGGACCCAACAAGCCTTCTACAGCGACCCCGGCGTCCTCTACGTCTCCCTGCACCGCTACGACGACGGCAACTTCTTCCCGGGCAGCGGGGCGCCCGAGGAG GTGGGCAGCGGGATGGGAGTGGGCTACAACGTCAACATCGCCTGGACCGGCGGCGTGGACCCCCCCATCGGGGACGTGGAGTATCTGACCGCGTTCAG GACCGTGGTGATGCCCATCGCAACCGAGTTCTCCCCGGACGTGGTGCTGGTCTCGGCCGGATTTGACGCTGTTGAAGGTCACTTGTCACCGCTCGGCGGCTACTCTGTCACCGCCAAAT GCTTTGGCCACCTGACGAAGCAGCTGATGACGCTGGCGGGGGGCCGCGTGGTGCTGGCGCTGGAGGGCGGGCACGACCTGACGGCCATCTGCGACGCCTCGGAGGCCTGCGTGTCCGCGCTGCTGGGCCTGGAG CTGGAGCCCCTGGACCCGTCCCTCCTGCAGCAGAAGCCCAACGCCAACGCAGTGGCCACGCTGGAGAAGGTCATCGAGATCCAGA GCCGGCACTGGGCTTCGCTGCGGGGCTGCGCGGGCGCCGTGGGCCGCTCGCTGcgggaggtgcaggcaggggagaCGGCGGAGGCCGAGACCGTGACGGCCATGGCGCTGCTGTCGGTGGGCGCCGAGCAGGGGGGCTGCGGCCCCCGGCCCAG GCCGGTGGAGGAGCCCACGGAGCCCGTGGAGCCCATGGAGCCCGTGGAGCCCATAGAGGCCATGGAGCCCATGGAGGCCATGGAGGCCGAGCCTGTGCCATGA